The following proteins come from a genomic window of Diprion similis isolate iyDipSimi1 chromosome 8, iyDipSimi1.1, whole genome shotgun sequence:
- the LOC124408972 gene encoding rho GTPase-activating protein 100F isoform X2: protein MQWRKYVRIKYGGRVGVGGPVGQGQQGQQEQRQVRVVQLQREGGRGFNYVFHQPCQPPEAQRSCSAAAMLCCGRRKEGRGEVTDISASPGRQVPVNQLRPKEPPPMVIQGDFRKVSGISTEIFKQIETVENDLDASTAAALEAVDRRGEMVVRVIEPRQLGRQASEAAKKFMGMQDSKHPVHLVEIIKRPGQTLGLYIREGNGIDRNDGVFISRIALESAVYNSGCLKVGDEILAVNLVSVSHMGIDDVVIIMSIPRRLILATRHGPHQPVSHSRQNEHKAPPVVVIKRELNEDESDHTTSNHIRDSSRRRGDGREMLPSRSRLGLTGLGSSQDLGSSNGDLYYNSRPENHWSYQPPPPPVITHQPKPSTTQHFQPYERGYPKTLESLAEKVHSFYTGPVMPSNSGRRMSTGGGMQSVAGRLSGQNQTGHYGFTQHSSSGRIMPRSGSDQHLPRVDYTSITTPARHTLLRSSLKSGSSTLRYNSRYSTQNDTGSSSQRQGQFGTLTRRHRPSLDYASDTEATCSSSPRSAYYHYRHNLNNPSQSSAVSHLATLSRSQIGQSSSGLRSNSLPRSGRTLPQQPGVRTGLSTVTSGLIDQEDSDGALSAPELPSIKRDRGRIPSSPSVFTSDEYRAWLSRTPSTSALYEQIRATTNRPPRYTYSAENIHAAANQAEYGGYGSYRPMSSTLDRLSTRSASAQQVNLANLRASTAISSSCHRTSSNPRPASVASNTRSSLSNTKAALTNSASQRASSVRRIRNLLDLESTRNIPNPTPTRTQDQRLLDINPAEFLKYKIEKPPTVGTPSSTSSLLSSLGEGSAGGDLASGVSGLLWVHLLAGRGLRSTTSSSAATTPSTPSGQPSLGSCGLRDLYCVLECDRVHKARTVVRTGDLMFDWDETFELDLVGNRQLDLLVYSWDPQHRHKLCYKGSVHLATLLKESPLHQLALKVEPRGTLYLRLRYTDAHQTFKRRGLPVLSLATRVAPLFGVDLDTVVSRESKTGGVPGGVSTALAMSGTQNVPIIVWRCVEEVERRGLDIIGLYRLCGSATKKRILREAFERNARSVDLSPDNVPDINVITGVLKDYLRELPEPLFTKCLYQMMVDALAVCLPDDPQGNAKLMFSILDCLPKVNRCTLIYLLDHLAMVVSQCNKMSPASLAVCFGPVLMLHSEDNTPPLDFQQPIAVLKYLLEIWPVKSVRKISSAASTLTRAMPQVGHSNQSGQSAQGTLGRTGLPWQQQPSLHHPPPSTTPVTLSTSTRPPPPIKPRQVIVSSPGSPSSEESASPEPVNKGLGGLGFASSETTEQITPTSSVDTDQEGNSAHPEEGERGVEGDAEASDDDVSKMR from the exons ATGCAGTGGCGAAAATACGTACGAATCAAGTACGGTGGTCGAGTTGGTGTCGGTGGTCCGGTTGGTCAAGGACAGCAAGGGCAGCAAGAGCAGCGACAGGTGCGTGTGGTCCAGCTGCAGCGGGAAGGAGGACGGGGATTCAACTACGTCTTTCATCAGCCTTGTCAACCGCCGGAAGCTCAGCGCAGCTGCAGCGCTGCAGCCATGCTGTGCTGTGGCCGCAGAAAG GAGGGGCGGGGGGAGGTAACAGATATAAGTGCAAGTCCTGGGCGGCAGGTCCCCGTCAACCAATTGCGTCCAAAGGAACCACCACCTATGGTGATTCAAGGAGATTTCAGAAAG GTCAGTGGAATAAGTACGGAGATATTCAAGCAAATCGAAACTGTGGAGAACGATCTCGATGCATCAACTGCAGCTGCACTAGAGGCTGTAGATCGGCGTGGAGAAATGGTCGTTCGTGTTATAGAGCCACGCCAATTGGGTAGGCAGGCTTCGGAGGCTGCCAAAAAGTTTATGGGGATGCAG GATTCAAAACATCCGGTACATTTAGTAGAAATTATTAAAAGGCCGGGACAAACTTTGGGTCTTTATATACGGGAAGGCAATGGGATAGACAGAAACGATGGTGTTTTCATATCAAGAATTGCTCTGGAGTCTGCTGTTTACAACAGTGGATGTTTAAAa gtagGTGATGAAATTTTGGCAGTTAACTTGGTCAGTGTTTCACACATGGGTATCGATGATGTAGTAATTATAATGTCAATACCTCGGAGATTAATCTTAGCGACGAGGCACGGACCTCATCAACCAGTGTCACACAGTCGTCAAAATGAGCACAAAGCGCCTCCTGTTGTTGTCATAAAACGAGAGCTCAATGAAGATGAGAGTGATCATACCACGAGCAATCATATTAG GGATAGCAGTCGCCGAAGAGGTGATGGAAGAGAAATGTTGCCATCTCGATCCAGGCTAGGCCTAACAGGTCTTGGTTCCAGTCAGGATTTGGGATCTAGTAACGGTGATCTCTACTATAACTCTAGGCCTGAGAATCATTGGTCATATCAACCTCCTCCGCCACCCGTTATCACACATCAACCAAAGCCATCAACTACGCAGCACTTTCAACCGTACGAACGTGGTTATCCAAAAACTCTGGAAAGTCTCGCAGAAAAA GTACATTCATTCTACACTGGGCCTGTGATGCCATCGAATAGTGGACGCCGTATGTCAACGGGTGGCGGAATGCAATCAGTTGCCGGCAGGTTGTCAGGGCAAAATCAAACTGGTCACTACGGATTTACACAGCATAGTAGTAGTGGCAGAATCATGCCTCGCAGCGGATCCGATCAACATTTGCCTCGTGTTGATTACACAAGCATAACAACTCCTGCTCGTCATACCTTACTGAGATCTAGTTTGAAATCTG GATCTTCGACACTTCGTTACAACTCACGCTACAGTACCCAGAATGACACTGGATCTTCTTCGCAAAGGCAGGGACAATTCGGCACCTTGACCAGAAGACATAGACCTTCTCTGGATTATGCTTCTGATACAGAAGCGACGTGCTCTAGTTCTCCTAGGTCGGCATATTATCACTACAGGCACAATTTGAATAACCCTTCACAGAGCAGTGCTGTTTCTCACTTAGCTACACTCTCCAGATCTCAGATCGGGCAAAGTTCctcag GACTACGGTCTAATTCTTTACCAAGAAGTGGCAGAACATTACCGCAACAGCCAGGCGTTCGAACTGGACTTAGTACTGTAACATCTGGTCTCATAGATCAAGAAGATAGCGATGGTGCTTTGTCTGCTCCTGAATTGCCTTCTATTAAACGTGATCGAG GCAGAATACCATCATCGCCGAGTGTATTTACGTCAGATGAGTACAGAGCATGGTTGAGCCGTACTCCAAGCACTAGTGCACTTTATGAGCAGATCAGAGCTACCACCAATAGACCTCCACGTTACACTTACAGTGCTGAAAATATCCACGCTGCTGCTAATCAG GCTGAATATGGTGGCTATGGCTCTTATCGGCCAATGTCTAGCACATTGGATCGGTTATCTACAAGGTCTGCGTCTGCTCAACAAGTAAATCTGGCGAATTTGCGAGCTTCGACAGCTATCAGTTCATCCTGTCATCGAACATCGTCAAATCCACGGCCAGCATCTGTAGCTTCCAATACTCGATCATCTTTGTCTAATACAAAGGCTGCTTTAACTAACTCAGCAAGTCAAAGAGCCAGTTCTGTTAGGAGAATTAGGAATTTGTTAGATCTAGAGTCTACGAGAAATATACCAAATCCTACTCCAACTAGAACTCAAGATCAAAGACTGCTAGATATAAACCCTGCAG AGTTCctcaaatataaaatagaaaagcCACCAACAGTAGGAACCCCTAGTTCCACCAGCTCTTTATTGAGTTCCCTTGGCGAGGGAAGTGCTGGAGGGGATCTAGCAAGTGGTGTCAGTGGTCTACTCTGGGTCCACTTGTTAGCAGGCCGTGGTCTTCGGTCTACCACTTCATCCTCGGCCGCTACTACCCCATCAACACCATCTGGACAACCCAGCCTTG GTAGTTGTGGCTTGAGAGATCTTTACTGTGTATTGGAGTGTGATCGTGTGCATAAAGCCCGCACTGTTGTGCGTACGGGGGATCTGATGTTTGACTGGGATGAAACATTCGAGTTGGATTTAGTTGGCAATCGCCAATTGGACTTACTGGTGTATTCGTGGGATCCTCAGCATAGACACAAATTATGTTACAAGGGATCGGTACATTTAGCAACTCTGTTGAAAGAATCTCCACTTCATCAATTGGCACTGAAGGTCGAGCCACGTGGTACTCTTTATTTACGCCTTCGATACACTGATGCTCACCAAACTTTTAAACGGCGTGGACTTCCAGTCCTATCTCTTGCAACAAGAGTAGCCCCACTGTTCGGAGTTGATTTAGATACTGTG GTGAGCCGGGAAAGCAAAACCGGAGGTGTTCCGGGTGGAGTCTCAACAGCTTTGGCAATGTCAGGTACCCAGAATGTTCCTATTATCGTATGGCGCTGTGTTGAAGAAGTCGAAAGGCGGGGACTTGATATAATTG GCCTATATCGGTTGTGTGGATCGGcaacaaagaaaagaattctGCGTGAGGCATTTGAGCGCAATGCAAGATCCGTTGACCTTTCACCAGATAATGTCCCTGACATCAATGTTATAACAG GAGTTTTGAAAGACTATCTGAGGGAATTACCAGAACCATTGTTTACAAAGTGCCTCTATCAAATGATGGTTGATGCACTCGCTGTCTGCCTACCCGACGATCCACAGGGCAATGCTAAACTTATGTTCAGCATACTAGATTGTTTACCAAAAGTCAATAGG TGTACACTGATATATTTATTGGATCACTTGGCAATGGTTGTATCGCAATGCAACAAGATGTCTCCAGCAAGTTTGGCAGTTTGTTTCGGTCCAGTATTGATGCTTCATTCGGAAGATAACACACCCCCCTTGGACTTCCAACAACCAATTGCAGTTCTTAAGTATCTCCTTGAAATATGGCCTGTGAAGTCAG TTCGGAAGATTTCTTCAGCCGCTTCAACGCTAACTCGAGCTATGCCGCAAGTCGGTCACAGCAATCAATCGGGTCAGTCGGCACAGGGCACATTGGGTCGCACCGGGCTGCCCTGGCAGCAGCAACCCTCACTTCATCATCCGCCCCCCAGTACAACACCCGTAACGCTTTCAACCTCCACTCGACCTCCACCACCAATCAAGCCGCGACAG GTGATAGTCTCATCCCCCGGTTCGCCTAGCAGCGAAGAATCAGCTTCACCGGAACCAGTTAACAAAGGACTTGGTGGGTTGGGCTTCGCTAGTAGTGAAACGACTGAACAAATAACGCCCACTAGTAGTGTGGATACAGATCAGGAAGGAAATTCTGCACACCCAGAGGAAGGAGAGCGTGGTGTAGAAGGTGATGCGGAAGCGAGTGACGACGATGTATCAAAAATGCGTTGA
- the LOC124408972 gene encoding rho GTPase-activating protein 100F isoform X4 codes for MQWRKYVRIKYGGRVGVGGPVGQGQQGQQEQRQVRVVQLQREGGRGFNYVFHQPCQPPEAQRSCSAAAMLCCGRRKEGRGEVTDISASPGRQVPVNQLRPKEPPPMVIQGDFRKVSGISTEIFKQIETVENDLDASTAAALEAVDRRGEMVVRVIEPRQLGRQASEAAKKFMGMQDSKHPVHLVEIIKRPGQTLGLYIREGNGIDRNDGVFISRIALESAVYNSGCLKVGDEILAVNLVSVSHMGIDDVVIIMSIPRRLILATRHGPHQPVSHSRQNEHKAPPVVVIKRELNEDESDHTTSNHIRDSSRRRGDGREMLPSRSRLGLTGLGSSQDLGSSNGDLYYNSRPENHWSYQPPPPPVITHQPKPSTTQHFQPYERGYPKTLESLAEKDFTKVHSFYTGPVMPSNSGRRMSTGGGMQSVAGRLSGQNQTGHYGFTQHSSSGRIMPRSGSDQHLPRVDYTSITTPARHTLLRSSLKSGSSTLRYNSRYSTQNDTGSSSQRQGQFGTLTRRHRPSLDYASDTEATCSSSPRSAYYHYRHNLNNPSQSSAVSHLATLSRSQIGQSSSGLRSNSLPRSGRTLPQQPGVRTGLSTVTSGLIDQEDSDGALSAPELPSIKRDRGRIPSSPSVFTSDEYRAWLSRTPSTSALYEQIRATTNRPPRYTYSAENIHAAANQAEYGGYGSYRPMSSTLDRLSTRSASAQQVNLANLRASTAISSSCHRTSSNPRPASVASNTRSSLSNTKAALTNSASQRASSVRRIRNLLDLESTRNIPNPTPTRTQDQRLLDINPAEFLKYKIEKPPTVGTPSSTSSLLSSLGEGSAGGDLASGVSGLLWVHLLAGRGLRSTTSSSAATTPSTPSGQPSLGSCGLRDLYCVLECDRVHKARTVVRTGDLMFDWDETFELDLVGNRQLDLLVYSWDPQHRHKLCYKGSVHLATLLKESPLHQLALKVEPRGTLYLRLRYTDAHQTFKRRGLPVLSLATRVAPLFGVDLDTVVSRESKTGGVPGGVSTALAMSGTQNVPIIVWRCVEEVERRGLDIIGLYRLCGSATKKRILREAFERNARSVDLSPDNVPDINVITGVLKDYLRELPEPLFTKCLYQMMVDALAVCLPDDPQGNAKLMFSILDCLPKVNRCTLIYLLDHLAMVVSQCNKMSPASLAVCFGPVLMLHSEDNTPPLDFQQPIAVLKYLLEIWPVKSVRKISSAASTLTRAMPQVGHSNQSGQSAQGTLGRTGLPWQQQPSLHHPPPSTTPVTLSTSTRPPPPIKPRQSKRKLPAIPNR; via the exons ATGCAGTGGCGAAAATACGTACGAATCAAGTACGGTGGTCGAGTTGGTGTCGGTGGTCCGGTTGGTCAAGGACAGCAAGGGCAGCAAGAGCAGCGACAGGTGCGTGTGGTCCAGCTGCAGCGGGAAGGAGGACGGGGATTCAACTACGTCTTTCATCAGCCTTGTCAACCGCCGGAAGCTCAGCGCAGCTGCAGCGCTGCAGCCATGCTGTGCTGTGGCCGCAGAAAG GAGGGGCGGGGGGAGGTAACAGATATAAGTGCAAGTCCTGGGCGGCAGGTCCCCGTCAACCAATTGCGTCCAAAGGAACCACCACCTATGGTGATTCAAGGAGATTTCAGAAAG GTCAGTGGAATAAGTACGGAGATATTCAAGCAAATCGAAACTGTGGAGAACGATCTCGATGCATCAACTGCAGCTGCACTAGAGGCTGTAGATCGGCGTGGAGAAATGGTCGTTCGTGTTATAGAGCCACGCCAATTGGGTAGGCAGGCTTCGGAGGCTGCCAAAAAGTTTATGGGGATGCAG GATTCAAAACATCCGGTACATTTAGTAGAAATTATTAAAAGGCCGGGACAAACTTTGGGTCTTTATATACGGGAAGGCAATGGGATAGACAGAAACGATGGTGTTTTCATATCAAGAATTGCTCTGGAGTCTGCTGTTTACAACAGTGGATGTTTAAAa gtagGTGATGAAATTTTGGCAGTTAACTTGGTCAGTGTTTCACACATGGGTATCGATGATGTAGTAATTATAATGTCAATACCTCGGAGATTAATCTTAGCGACGAGGCACGGACCTCATCAACCAGTGTCACACAGTCGTCAAAATGAGCACAAAGCGCCTCCTGTTGTTGTCATAAAACGAGAGCTCAATGAAGATGAGAGTGATCATACCACGAGCAATCATATTAG GGATAGCAGTCGCCGAAGAGGTGATGGAAGAGAAATGTTGCCATCTCGATCCAGGCTAGGCCTAACAGGTCTTGGTTCCAGTCAGGATTTGGGATCTAGTAACGGTGATCTCTACTATAACTCTAGGCCTGAGAATCATTGGTCATATCAACCTCCTCCGCCACCCGTTATCACACATCAACCAAAGCCATCAACTACGCAGCACTTTCAACCGTACGAACGTGGTTATCCAAAAACTCTGGAAAGTCTCGCAGAAAAA GATTTTACAAAG GTACATTCATTCTACACTGGGCCTGTGATGCCATCGAATAGTGGACGCCGTATGTCAACGGGTGGCGGAATGCAATCAGTTGCCGGCAGGTTGTCAGGGCAAAATCAAACTGGTCACTACGGATTTACACAGCATAGTAGTAGTGGCAGAATCATGCCTCGCAGCGGATCCGATCAACATTTGCCTCGTGTTGATTACACAAGCATAACAACTCCTGCTCGTCATACCTTACTGAGATCTAGTTTGAAATCTG GATCTTCGACACTTCGTTACAACTCACGCTACAGTACCCAGAATGACACTGGATCTTCTTCGCAAAGGCAGGGACAATTCGGCACCTTGACCAGAAGACATAGACCTTCTCTGGATTATGCTTCTGATACAGAAGCGACGTGCTCTAGTTCTCCTAGGTCGGCATATTATCACTACAGGCACAATTTGAATAACCCTTCACAGAGCAGTGCTGTTTCTCACTTAGCTACACTCTCCAGATCTCAGATCGGGCAAAGTTCctcag GACTACGGTCTAATTCTTTACCAAGAAGTGGCAGAACATTACCGCAACAGCCAGGCGTTCGAACTGGACTTAGTACTGTAACATCTGGTCTCATAGATCAAGAAGATAGCGATGGTGCTTTGTCTGCTCCTGAATTGCCTTCTATTAAACGTGATCGAG GCAGAATACCATCATCGCCGAGTGTATTTACGTCAGATGAGTACAGAGCATGGTTGAGCCGTACTCCAAGCACTAGTGCACTTTATGAGCAGATCAGAGCTACCACCAATAGACCTCCACGTTACACTTACAGTGCTGAAAATATCCACGCTGCTGCTAATCAG GCTGAATATGGTGGCTATGGCTCTTATCGGCCAATGTCTAGCACATTGGATCGGTTATCTACAAGGTCTGCGTCTGCTCAACAAGTAAATCTGGCGAATTTGCGAGCTTCGACAGCTATCAGTTCATCCTGTCATCGAACATCGTCAAATCCACGGCCAGCATCTGTAGCTTCCAATACTCGATCATCTTTGTCTAATACAAAGGCTGCTTTAACTAACTCAGCAAGTCAAAGAGCCAGTTCTGTTAGGAGAATTAGGAATTTGTTAGATCTAGAGTCTACGAGAAATATACCAAATCCTACTCCAACTAGAACTCAAGATCAAAGACTGCTAGATATAAACCCTGCAG AGTTCctcaaatataaaatagaaaagcCACCAACAGTAGGAACCCCTAGTTCCACCAGCTCTTTATTGAGTTCCCTTGGCGAGGGAAGTGCTGGAGGGGATCTAGCAAGTGGTGTCAGTGGTCTACTCTGGGTCCACTTGTTAGCAGGCCGTGGTCTTCGGTCTACCACTTCATCCTCGGCCGCTACTACCCCATCAACACCATCTGGACAACCCAGCCTTG GTAGTTGTGGCTTGAGAGATCTTTACTGTGTATTGGAGTGTGATCGTGTGCATAAAGCCCGCACTGTTGTGCGTACGGGGGATCTGATGTTTGACTGGGATGAAACATTCGAGTTGGATTTAGTTGGCAATCGCCAATTGGACTTACTGGTGTATTCGTGGGATCCTCAGCATAGACACAAATTATGTTACAAGGGATCGGTACATTTAGCAACTCTGTTGAAAGAATCTCCACTTCATCAATTGGCACTGAAGGTCGAGCCACGTGGTACTCTTTATTTACGCCTTCGATACACTGATGCTCACCAAACTTTTAAACGGCGTGGACTTCCAGTCCTATCTCTTGCAACAAGAGTAGCCCCACTGTTCGGAGTTGATTTAGATACTGTG GTGAGCCGGGAAAGCAAAACCGGAGGTGTTCCGGGTGGAGTCTCAACAGCTTTGGCAATGTCAGGTACCCAGAATGTTCCTATTATCGTATGGCGCTGTGTTGAAGAAGTCGAAAGGCGGGGACTTGATATAATTG GCCTATATCGGTTGTGTGGATCGGcaacaaagaaaagaattctGCGTGAGGCATTTGAGCGCAATGCAAGATCCGTTGACCTTTCACCAGATAATGTCCCTGACATCAATGTTATAACAG GAGTTTTGAAAGACTATCTGAGGGAATTACCAGAACCATTGTTTACAAAGTGCCTCTATCAAATGATGGTTGATGCACTCGCTGTCTGCCTACCCGACGATCCACAGGGCAATGCTAAACTTATGTTCAGCATACTAGATTGTTTACCAAAAGTCAATAGG TGTACACTGATATATTTATTGGATCACTTGGCAATGGTTGTATCGCAATGCAACAAGATGTCTCCAGCAAGTTTGGCAGTTTGTTTCGGTCCAGTATTGATGCTTCATTCGGAAGATAACACACCCCCCTTGGACTTCCAACAACCAATTGCAGTTCTTAAGTATCTCCTTGAAATATGGCCTGTGAAGTCAG TTCGGAAGATTTCTTCAGCCGCTTCAACGCTAACTCGAGCTATGCCGCAAGTCGGTCACAGCAATCAATCGGGTCAGTCGGCACAGGGCACATTGGGTCGCACCGGGCTGCCCTGGCAGCAGCAACCCTCACTTCATCATCCGCCCCCCAGTACAACACCCGTAACGCTTTCAACCTCCACTCGACCTCCACCACCAATCAAGCCGCGACAG AGCAAGCGCAAATTGCCGGCTATTCCAAACCGCTGA